One Nostoc sp. UHCC 0302 DNA window includes the following coding sequences:
- a CDS encoding transposase: MQWPRKAYWLYGVVEPISGWHFCQEYSHLNSENFQKFLDSLSLELGSDMALIQMDRASAHQALALTWPENIIPIFQPSHSPQLNPIERLWQFIKRQFKGENFSNLDQLRQRVQDELAQLSSELVSTLTSYDFILEALFHQSLFYAGS, translated from the coding sequence GTGCAGTGGCCAAGAAAAGCATATTGGCTTTATGGAGTAGTTGAACCCATATCAGGATGGCATTTTTGCCAAGAATATTCTCATTTAAACAGTGAAAATTTTCAGAAATTTCTTGATTCCCTTTCTCTTGAATTAGGCTCAGATATGGCCTTAATACAAATGGATAGAGCCTCAGCACATCAAGCCTTAGCACTCACTTGGCCTGAAAATATTATCCCAATTTTTCAACCATCTCATAGTCCTCAACTTAATCCTATAGAGAGATTATGGCAGTTTATTAAACGCCAGTTCAAAGGCGAGAACTTCTCAAATTTAGACCAGTTGCGTCAACGGGTTCAAGATGAATTAGCTCAATTATCTTCTGAGTTAGTATCAACTCTTACAAGTTATGATTTCATTCTTGAAGCTCTTTTTCATCAATCTCTATTTTATGCAGGCTCATAG